The proteins below come from a single Cystobacter ferrugineus genomic window:
- a CDS encoding DUF1615 family protein produces the protein MPANVKEREGWAEDVLAALEAHRIHPSLEAVCSVLAIIEQESGFQANPAVQGLARIVRQRLDAYADKLGPFGPPALAALLGGKAPGEKRTFAQRLEQVRTERDLDRIFRELLEYYETEFPGTYTAARLASALFQSGRLEDLNPITTAGSMQVSVRFSEELAGGEDDERAQRRVREELYTRGGGVYYGTARLLGYEAHYTTPLHRFADYNAGFYASRNAALQSQVSRLTGIELVADGDLLAYDKQGEPLDTDSHSLEAILTFRRRYAPDLSERRVRKDVREEKTLAFEETDTWNAIKRTYQEVTGRPPEYAQLPSVVIRSPKLSGDRSTAWFAQSVNKRFQRCLERATPATR, from the coding sequence GTGCCCGCGAACGTGAAGGAGCGGGAGGGTTGGGCGGAGGACGTTCTGGCGGCCCTGGAGGCCCACCGCATCCATCCCTCGCTCGAGGCGGTGTGCTCGGTGCTCGCCATCATCGAGCAGGAGTCGGGCTTCCAGGCCAACCCGGCGGTGCAGGGCCTGGCGCGCATCGTCCGGCAGCGCTTGGATGCCTATGCGGACAAGCTGGGTCCCTTCGGCCCTCCGGCGCTCGCGGCCCTACTCGGGGGCAAGGCACCTGGAGAAAAGCGGACGTTCGCGCAACGTCTGGAGCAGGTGCGCACGGAGAGGGATCTGGACCGCATCTTCCGAGAGCTCCTGGAGTACTACGAGACGGAGTTTCCCGGCACCTACACGGCGGCCAGACTGGCCAGCGCCCTCTTCCAGTCCGGGCGGCTGGAGGACCTCAACCCCATCACCACCGCGGGCTCCATGCAGGTGAGTGTGCGCTTCTCCGAGGAGCTGGCGGGAGGAGAAGACGATGAGCGCGCACAGCGGCGGGTGCGCGAGGAGCTCTACACGCGCGGCGGCGGGGTGTACTACGGCACGGCCCGGCTGCTCGGCTACGAGGCCCACTACACCACCCCCCTGCACCGCTTCGCGGACTACAACGCGGGCTTCTACGCCTCGCGCAACGCGGCGCTCCAGAGCCAGGTGAGCCGGCTCACCGGCATCGAGCTGGTGGCGGATGGAGATCTGCTCGCCTACGACAAACAGGGCGAGCCCCTGGACACGGACAGCCACAGCCTGGAGGCCATCCTCACCTTCCGGCGGCGCTACGCCCCGGACCTGAGCGAGCGGAGGGTGCGCAAGGACGTGCGCGAGGAGAAGACGCTCGCCTTCGAGGAGACGGACACCTGGAATGCCATCAAGCGCACGTACCAGGAGGTGACGGGCCGGCCCCCGGAGTACGCACAACTGCCGTCGGTGGTCATCCGCAGCCCCAAGCTCAGCGGGGACCGCTCGACGGCGTGGTTCGCCCAGTCGGTGAACAAGCGTTTCCAGCGGTGCCTGGAGCGCGCCACGCCCGCGACGAGGTAG
- a CDS encoding Imm52 family immunity protein — translation MHEWYYVGGYWGPRKETALECARRAELFFHMLARCDPSFTQWYRGGRGAPRSLPGHPVRPEVEEWEQLFLRGRLRTDVGKEVIEEFGFMEYVWNAKNKERTRVEFSCGAYSPGAVNTCLLRPPEVGPLRERILSAPLLAEVLTSLATAWDPDFAIAGSNEMVRLVRKRKGEVRVGWLTYLSRRLGTVPPLPAPVRIEPVGTLGWLLVLSPEPMSASNPDHVAFTSRVRELLDRAGLIRRPDPVTGEE, via the coding sequence ATGCACGAGTGGTACTACGTGGGAGGATACTGGGGCCCTCGCAAGGAGACGGCGCTGGAGTGTGCCCGGCGCGCGGAACTGTTTTTTCACATGCTGGCGCGGTGTGACCCCTCTTTCACCCAGTGGTACCGGGGAGGACGTGGCGCCCCTCGTTCGCTGCCAGGCCACCCTGTTCGTCCAGAGGTAGAGGAATGGGAGCAATTGTTCCTGCGCGGAAGGCTTCGCACGGATGTCGGCAAGGAGGTCATCGAGGAATTTGGCTTCATGGAATACGTCTGGAATGCGAAGAATAAGGAGCGAACCCGCGTTGAGTTCAGCTGCGGTGCTTACTCGCCTGGGGCGGTGAATACGTGCCTGCTCCGGCCACCTGAGGTGGGCCCGCTGCGGGAGCGGATCCTGAGCGCTCCGCTGCTGGCCGAGGTGCTCACGAGTCTGGCCACCGCGTGGGACCCGGACTTCGCCATCGCTGGTTCGAACGAGATGGTTCGGCTCGTCCGGAAGCGGAAAGGGGAAGTGCGGGTGGGCTGGCTGACGTACCTGTCGCGTCGGCTGGGCACGGTGCCGCCACTGCCCGCCCCCGTGCGCATCGAGCCGGTGGGGACTCTCGGCTGGCTCCTCGTCCTGTCCCCCGAGCCCATGAGCGCGAGCAACCCCGACCACGTGGCCTTCACCTCTCGTGTGCGCGAGTTGCTCGACCGCGCGGGTCTCATCCGACGTCCGGACCCCGTGACCGGTGAGGAATGA
- a CDS encoding Tox-REase-5 domain-containing protein, with protein MSIRRQVGAVLLALVVGVFLAGCSTGHTRGSLGRGVGRHSAPSALVEDRGGAGGFPEPAVDGFQRVQEASGLGEEFRHPAGAALYLEQARQLLRGLARTPVTPRSFAPRRVLFWVLREVLEGGERVEYADLKWRTERFWLLVMVRPDGYLVAALTGEPLQRMGSLRLVGGEWRVGALAVGDFYFSRGGVFYAVNDALRRGDGLPLGELGLGRDPLSAALDGAQDAVGEMAVALAQSILHPIRTVEELAQLPTTVASLIASSPEYFARYGDMSREDQIREAARLSTHVLMMLGGAEATLGRMGGLGAELPVLSLSARGELVLSGAVVAGGTVTSAAGMDLGALSILHMAGRGSGRSGGTSAKAGKSSQTASAKGPGKWTYKKPTTESKQALDYQEQVTGRPAWYVYMVGKMEFDGFNGTELLEAKGASYKKFLMKDGTAQPWFESGKGFKALMEQARKQSRVASTLKLPLVWHVAEAEFANFLREVFESDGLDNIIVRHTPPAQ; from the coding sequence TTGTCCATTCGCCGTCAGGTTGGTGCGGTTCTCCTGGCCCTGGTCGTGGGGGTGTTCCTCGCGGGGTGTTCCACGGGCCACACGCGCGGGAGTCTGGGACGTGGTGTCGGCCGCCATTCGGCTCCTTCCGCGCTGGTGGAGGATCGGGGAGGCGCGGGCGGTTTTCCCGAGCCAGCGGTGGATGGGTTCCAGAGGGTGCAGGAGGCCAGCGGCCTCGGGGAAGAGTTCCGGCACCCAGCGGGCGCGGCGCTCTACCTGGAGCAGGCCCGCCAGCTCCTGCGCGGACTGGCCAGGACGCCGGTGACGCCCAGGAGCTTCGCTCCGCGTCGAGTGCTGTTCTGGGTGCTGCGCGAGGTGCTCGAGGGCGGCGAGCGCGTGGAGTACGCCGACCTGAAGTGGCGGACCGAGCGCTTCTGGCTCCTGGTGATGGTCCGTCCGGACGGCTACCTGGTGGCCGCGCTCACGGGAGAGCCCCTTCAGCGCATGGGTTCACTCCGACTCGTGGGGGGCGAGTGGAGGGTGGGTGCTCTCGCGGTGGGCGACTTCTACTTCTCGCGCGGGGGAGTCTTCTACGCGGTGAACGACGCACTGCGGCGTGGGGATGGCCTGCCCCTGGGCGAGTTGGGCCTGGGGAGAGACCCGCTCAGTGCCGCGCTCGACGGGGCCCAGGATGCCGTGGGGGAGATGGCGGTGGCGCTCGCCCAGTCCATCCTGCACCCCATCCGCACGGTGGAGGAGCTCGCGCAACTGCCCACCACGGTGGCGAGCCTCATTGCCTCGTCGCCGGAGTACTTCGCGCGCTACGGCGACATGTCCCGGGAGGATCAGATCCGCGAGGCGGCGCGCCTGTCCACGCACGTCTTGATGATGCTCGGGGGCGCGGAGGCCACCCTGGGGCGCATGGGTGGATTGGGGGCGGAACTGCCGGTGCTGTCGCTCTCGGCCCGGGGCGAGCTGGTGCTGAGCGGCGCCGTGGTGGCGGGAGGAACGGTGACCTCCGCCGCGGGGATGGACCTGGGGGCCCTCTCCATCCTCCACATGGCGGGCAGAGGCTCGGGACGCAGCGGCGGTACGAGCGCCAAGGCGGGGAAGTCCTCACAGACGGCTTCGGCGAAGGGGCCCGGCAAGTGGACGTACAAGAAGCCCACCACCGAGTCCAAGCAGGCTCTCGATTACCAGGAGCAGGTGACGGGACGGCCCGCCTGGTACGTGTACATGGTTGGAAAGATGGAGTTCGACGGCTTTAACGGCACGGAACTGCTCGAGGCCAAGGGCGCCAGCTACAAGAAGTTCCTCATGAAGGATGGTACAGCCCAGCCTTGGTTCGAAAGCGGAAAGGGATTCAAGGCGCTGATGGAGCAGGCCAGGAAGCAATCGCGGGTTGCCAGTACGCTGAAACTGCCGCTGGTGTGGCACGTGGCCGAGGCCGAATTCGCGAACTTCCTCCGTGAGGTCTTCGAGAGTGACGGGTTGGATAACATCATCGTCCGCCATACACCGCCAGCGCAGTGA
- a CDS encoding fibronectin type III domain-containing protein, whose protein sequence is MSVHPWKAPRWLRLLPCVALATSACQPGTSSDESAEAEGAGTALATLESCTGASQWNASTIYPPGSRVVYQGNLYEALVSIWAADPVIGTASGWYKLIGPCTTSGGDTLPPSQVTGLRATSTTSSQISLAWNTATDNVGVTGYLVFRNGTQVGTTPGTSYTDSGLSPSTQYNYTVKAKDNAGNLSTVSSTLSATTSPGTTEPPPPLPDGSWHPSYLALGTVYEPFTGTDRFFSKVNPLFPAGKRLDYGYLYLNGGSQISEWHDRAVRLATKSKEQGMTPIYVVYGIGGNTDSASAVWNNLQSASFLTTYFKSLCDVGRTATGIMGTGRIGYVIEPDTLGYIQQQYAAQYSNDPTQMPAATHAVYDSGVLQRGVDPSFSNTLTGLVQSINYTLRKCTPQAFLGWQLNLWAAPGAPGTGIVHATEVYGFEAGKTRIQENARANAGFAQKAGVKYGGAEFISIDKYGLDGAGAAGANPNDPASSLWFWNADLWNNYLLFVRTLKETLSLPVVLWQVPAGHINGTQQRSPTEYNASGTFPDLNNTVQRYEESAAPYFFGDRLTLSGNRLAWFSKNVWNDPKVSVSGNTVTWGSHIPEAANAGVVAILMGAGVGVSTRGIPQPGSYPEEQPTEGYYWISRVQDYYRAPITLP, encoded by the coding sequence ATGTCCGTCCACCCGTGGAAGGCCCCGCGATGGCTGCGACTGCTGCCCTGTGTCGCCCTGGCGACCTCCGCCTGCCAACCGGGCACGTCCTCCGACGAGAGCGCCGAAGCGGAGGGAGCCGGTACGGCCCTCGCGACCCTGGAGAGCTGCACCGGCGCGTCCCAGTGGAACGCCAGCACCATCTATCCGCCGGGCAGCCGGGTCGTCTACCAGGGCAACCTGTACGAGGCCCTCGTCTCCATCTGGGCCGCGGACCCCGTCATCGGCACCGCGAGCGGTTGGTACAAGCTCATCGGTCCGTGCACGACCAGCGGCGGTGACACCCTTCCGCCCTCCCAGGTGACGGGCCTGCGCGCCACGAGCACGACCAGCAGCCAGATCTCCCTCGCCTGGAACACGGCGACCGACAACGTCGGGGTCACCGGCTACCTCGTGTTCCGCAATGGCACCCAGGTCGGCACGACGCCTGGCACCTCCTATACGGACAGCGGCCTCTCCCCGTCGACGCAGTACAACTACACCGTCAAGGCCAAGGACAACGCGGGCAACCTGTCCACGGTGAGCAGCACGCTCTCGGCCACCACCTCGCCCGGTACGACGGAACCCCCTCCGCCTCTCCCCGATGGCTCGTGGCACCCGAGCTACCTCGCCCTCGGCACCGTCTACGAACCCTTCACCGGCACCGACCGGTTCTTCTCCAAGGTCAATCCACTCTTCCCCGCCGGCAAGCGCCTCGACTACGGCTACCTGTACCTCAACGGGGGCTCGCAGATCTCCGAGTGGCATGACCGGGCCGTGCGCCTCGCCACGAAGAGCAAGGAACAGGGCATGACGCCCATCTACGTGGTGTATGGGATTGGTGGAAACACCGACAGCGCCTCGGCCGTCTGGAACAACCTGCAGAGCGCCTCCTTCCTCACCACGTACTTCAAGAGCCTGTGCGACGTGGGCCGCACCGCGACGGGAATCATGGGAACGGGCCGCATCGGCTACGTCATCGAGCCCGATACCCTCGGCTACATCCAGCAGCAATACGCGGCACAGTACAGCAACGATCCCACCCAGATGCCCGCGGCGACCCATGCCGTGTACGACTCGGGCGTGCTCCAGCGGGGCGTGGATCCCTCCTTCTCCAATACCCTGACGGGGCTCGTGCAGAGCATCAACTACACCCTGCGCAAGTGCACTCCCCAGGCCTTCCTCGGCTGGCAGCTCAACCTCTGGGCCGCTCCCGGTGCCCCGGGCACCGGCATCGTGCACGCGACCGAGGTGTATGGGTTCGAGGCGGGCAAGACGCGCATCCAGGAGAACGCTCGCGCCAACGCGGGCTTCGCCCAGAAGGCGGGCGTGAAGTACGGCGGCGCCGAGTTCATCTCCATCGACAAGTATGGTCTGGATGGAGCCGGGGCGGCGGGCGCCAATCCCAATGATCCGGCGAGCTCGCTGTGGTTCTGGAACGCGGACCTCTGGAACAACTACCTCCTGTTCGTCCGGACCCTGAAGGAGACCCTGTCCCTGCCCGTGGTGCTCTGGCAGGTCCCCGCCGGACACATCAACGGCACCCAGCAGCGCAGCCCCACCGAGTACAACGCCTCGGGCACGTTCCCAGACTTGAACAACACCGTGCAGCGCTACGAGGAGTCCGCCGCTCCCTATTTCTTCGGAGACCGGCTCACGCTCTCGGGCAACCGGCTGGCCTGGTTCTCCAAGAACGTATGGAACGACCCCAAGGTCTCGGTGAGCGGCAACACGGTGACGTGGGGCTCGCACATCCCCGAGGCCGCCAACGCTGGAGTCGTCGCCATCCTCATGGGCGCCGGAGTCGGCGTGAGCACCCGCGGCATTCCCCAGCCGGGGAGCTACCCGGAGGAGCAGCCCACCGAGGGCTACTACTGGATCAGCCGCGTCCAGGACTACTACCGCGCTCCGATCACCCTGCCCTGA
- a CDS encoding M16 family metallopeptidase, whose translation MLRQKLYITGLFLLAGTSACAQGRAAAAETAVTTPAAKAGARIQERVLKNGLKVIVWPVPANPSVSLYNWFRVGSRNERPGITGLSHFFEHMMFNGAKKYGPGEFDRVMEAHGGRNNAYTSEDVTVYQDWFPRSALETIFDLEADRLANLSIDPKVVESERGVVYSERRSSVDNDNSGLLMEQVQATAFVAHPYQIPVIGWPSDIEGWTQQDLERYFRTYYAPNNATLLVVGAVTPSDVFALAEKYLEPIPAQPAPEPVHTVEPVQQGERRVVVRKLAQAPLVHMAFHGLRGRDAEAPALDLLVRILTEGDSSRLHRRLVEEERVAIRVQGSRGAGFDPSLTWVFVDLPPGGDPARVEALLDEELARVSTTEVTDAELRKAKNIAVADFWRYLETNSGRAQALGTYEVFHGDWKELFRAPERYEAVTREQVRQVAAKVFGRDNRTVGVLVPETASSEAEQMQEAAR comes from the coding sequence ATGCTCAGACAGAAGCTGTACATCACGGGGTTGTTCCTGCTCGCCGGGACATCGGCGTGTGCGCAGGGGCGGGCCGCGGCGGCCGAAACGGCCGTCACGACTCCCGCCGCGAAGGCGGGGGCGCGGATCCAGGAGCGGGTACTGAAGAATGGCTTGAAGGTCATCGTCTGGCCCGTGCCCGCCAATCCCAGTGTCTCGCTCTACAACTGGTTCCGCGTGGGCAGCCGCAACGAGCGGCCGGGCATCACCGGCCTGTCCCACTTCTTCGAGCACATGATGTTCAACGGCGCGAAGAAGTACGGGCCCGGTGAGTTCGATCGGGTCATGGAGGCGCATGGCGGCCGCAACAACGCCTACACCTCCGAGGACGTCACCGTGTACCAGGACTGGTTTCCGCGCTCGGCGCTGGAGACCATCTTCGACCTGGAGGCGGACCGGCTCGCGAATCTGTCGATCGATCCCAAGGTGGTGGAGAGCGAGCGGGGTGTCGTCTACTCCGAGCGGCGCTCCAGCGTGGACAACGACAACTCCGGCCTGCTCATGGAGCAGGTGCAGGCCACCGCCTTCGTGGCGCACCCCTACCAGATTCCCGTCATCGGCTGGCCCTCGGACATCGAGGGGTGGACGCAGCAGGACCTGGAGCGCTACTTCCGCACCTACTACGCGCCCAACAACGCCACCCTGCTCGTCGTGGGCGCGGTGACGCCCTCGGACGTCTTCGCCCTGGCGGAGAAGTACCTCGAGCCCATCCCCGCTCAGCCCGCGCCCGAGCCCGTGCACACCGTGGAGCCCGTGCAGCAGGGCGAGCGCCGGGTGGTGGTGCGCAAGCTCGCGCAGGCGCCCCTCGTGCACATGGCCTTCCACGGTCTGCGCGGCCGGGACGCGGAGGCTCCCGCGTTGGATCTCCTGGTGCGCATCCTCACCGAGGGCGATTCCTCGCGGCTGCACCGGCGGCTGGTGGAGGAGGAGCGGGTGGCCATCCGTGTGCAGGGCTCCCGGGGCGCGGGGTTCGACCCGTCGTTGACCTGGGTGTTCGTGGACCTGCCCCCGGGCGGAGACCCGGCCCGGGTGGAGGCGCTGCTCGACGAGGAGCTCGCCCGGGTGAGCACCACGGAGGTCACCGACGCCGAGCTGCGCAAGGCGAAGAACATCGCCGTGGCGGACTTCTGGCGCTACCTGGAGACCAACAGTGGCCGGGCCCAGGCGCTGGGCACCTACGAGGTGTTCCACGGCGATTGGAAGGAGCTGTTCCGCGCGCCGGAGCGCTACGAGGCGGTGACGCGCGAGCAGGTGCGGCAGGTGGCCGCCAAGGTGTTCGGCCGGGACAACCGCACGGTGGGCGTGCTGGTGCCCGAGACGGCCTCGAGCGAGGCGGAGCAGATGCAGGAGGCGGCGCGATGA
- a CDS encoding M16 family metallopeptidase, translated as MKGWTKTALVLGLTASMAGAQQPSAAAPKPQTVQRDAARDSVKLPKARVLTLKNGALVQLVEDHDVPLVSFSARLRGGALGDPQGKEGLAALTAELLQKGAGARDAHQFAEAVDSVGGSLAVYPGRESLDVMGQFMSRDTALMVELLADLLQRPRFDPAELEKTRARMVSELAAEKDGDLRGLIGTYFQAFHFGAHPYGRPLGGCEASLAPLQREDVLAYARAHLGGDRLILSVVGDFDAKQLATRLEKALGGWARAASPAPVAPPTQPLKGRRVLLVDKPDATQTYFWVGNTGISRTDPSLVDVSLTNTALGGRFTSLLNTALRIKSGLTYGAGSAVITTTQPGVFAVSSYTKTESTTQALDLVLEILAGYRQQGMDAATLASTQEYMLGQFPPTLETSLQLATKFSELAFYGLDARDVDDFSTRVSSAEPARVLAALQRVVPASEDLTLVLIGKAADIREAARKYGPVTEMRLSDPFFAPPQAGR; from the coding sequence ATGAAGGGGTGGACGAAGACGGCGCTCGTGTTGGGACTCACGGCGTCCATGGCGGGAGCCCAGCAGCCCTCGGCGGCCGCACCGAAGCCCCAGACGGTCCAGCGCGACGCGGCGCGCGACTCGGTGAAGCTGCCGAAGGCCCGGGTGCTGACGCTGAAGAATGGCGCCCTGGTGCAGTTGGTGGAGGACCACGACGTGCCGCTCGTGTCCTTCAGCGCGCGACTGCGCGGCGGCGCCCTGGGAGATCCCCAGGGCAAGGAAGGCCTGGCCGCGCTCACCGCCGAGCTGCTCCAGAAGGGCGCCGGCGCGCGCGATGCCCACCAGTTCGCCGAGGCGGTGGACAGCGTGGGCGGCTCGCTCGCGGTGTACCCGGGCCGCGAGTCGCTCGACGTGATGGGGCAGTTCATGTCGCGCGACACCGCGCTCATGGTGGAGCTGCTCGCGGACCTGCTCCAGCGGCCCCGGTTCGACCCGGCCGAGCTGGAGAAGACGCGCGCGCGCATGGTGTCGGAGCTCGCCGCGGAGAAGGATGGAGATCTGCGGGGCCTCATCGGCACCTACTTCCAGGCCTTCCATTTCGGCGCGCACCCGTATGGGCGGCCCCTGGGAGGCTGCGAGGCGTCCCTGGCTCCGCTCCAGCGCGAGGACGTGCTGGCCTATGCCCGGGCGCACCTGGGTGGTGATCGGCTCATCCTCTCCGTGGTGGGGGACTTCGACGCGAAGCAGCTCGCGACCCGGCTCGAGAAGGCGTTGGGGGGCTGGGCCCGCGCGGCCTCGCCGGCTCCCGTGGCGCCTCCTACCCAGCCCCTGAAGGGGCGGCGCGTGCTGCTGGTGGACAAGCCGGATGCCACGCAGACGTACTTCTGGGTGGGCAACACCGGCATCTCGCGCACGGATCCCTCGCTCGTGGACGTGTCCCTGACCAACACGGCGCTCGGGGGCCGCTTCACCTCGCTGCTCAACACCGCGCTGCGGATCAAATCCGGCCTCACCTATGGCGCGGGCTCCGCGGTGATCACCACCACGCAGCCGGGCGTCTTCGCCGTGTCCTCGTACACGAAGACGGAGTCCACCACCCAGGCGTTGGACCTCGTCCTGGAGATTCTGGCCGGCTACCGCCAGCAGGGAATGGACGCGGCCACGCTCGCCTCCACCCAGGAGTACATGCTGGGCCAGTTCCCCCCCACCCTGGAGACGAGCCTGCAACTGGCCACGAAGTTCTCCGAGCTCGCCTTCTACGGCCTGGACGCGCGGGACGTGGACGACTTCTCCACCCGGGTGTCCAGCGCGGAGCCGGCGCGCGTGCTCGCCGCGCTCCAGCGGGTGGTGCCCGCCTCGGAGGACCTCACCCTGGTGCTCATCGGCAAGGCCGCGGACATCCGCGAGGCGGCGCGCAAGTACGGCCCCGTCACCGAGATGCGCCTGAGCGATCCCTTCTTCGCTCCTCCCCAGGCGGGCCGCTGA
- a CDS encoding bifunctional 3-(3-hydroxy-phenyl)propionate/3-hydroxycinnamic acid hydroxylase, with product MTPSVQETDVLISGCGPVGALTANLLGQHGVRTLVLEREFVHHGQPRAITCDDEALRIYQSVGFAEVMDAHMYTCPEVELTGASGELFARLGIQETDFGNGYPALRFFSQPYVERVLRQGVARFPHVELRLGQQVEGYTQDAQGLTVTVRDVRHGTEYSVRARYLLACDGGRSTLRRLAGIDMVGSTYDEGMVAVSLLLPEEPPAVCRMVCDPHRHVFVTRCAGNELRVEYMIREDEKAEDMIRPERIREFISPYVDPDRVTVLRAAPYIFNRRVAARWRDGRMFLLGDAAHLMPPVLGQGLCSGLRDAANLSWKLAAVLHGQADESLLDSYELERRPHAEAMLQASVNMGRLVLTGSRPLAFLRDRFFQAIDRIPRVHRFIRNLEFKPRPLISQGFILGESRGHRNAPEGTYFPQPWVEGPRGRVLLDELLGPGFAVIVHPDTQEASVRAAQVLADSLGARCLRFRAPRSSSRAQPGEVVDSEGALEAWFQQHQVEIAVLRPDRYLFGAVRGTHLAWLASALRRRVHGPLRFVEPLPAPLSGATSSAG from the coding sequence ATGACGCCATCGGTACAAGAAACAGACGTGCTCATCTCCGGCTGCGGTCCGGTGGGCGCCCTGACGGCCAACCTCCTGGGACAGCATGGGGTCCGCACGCTCGTGCTCGAGCGCGAGTTCGTCCACCATGGTCAGCCTCGCGCCATCACCTGTGACGACGAGGCCCTGCGCATCTACCAGTCCGTCGGCTTCGCCGAGGTCATGGATGCCCACATGTACACCTGCCCCGAGGTGGAGCTCACGGGGGCCTCGGGCGAGCTGTTCGCCCGGCTCGGCATCCAGGAGACGGACTTCGGCAACGGCTACCCGGCCCTGCGCTTCTTCAGCCAGCCCTACGTCGAGCGCGTGCTGCGTCAGGGCGTGGCGCGCTTCCCCCATGTGGAGCTGCGGCTCGGCCAGCAGGTGGAAGGCTACACCCAGGACGCGCAGGGCCTCACGGTCACCGTCCGGGACGTGCGCCATGGCACCGAGTACTCCGTGCGCGCCCGCTACCTCCTCGCGTGTGACGGGGGCCGCAGCACCCTGCGCCGTCTGGCCGGCATCGACATGGTGGGCTCCACCTATGACGAGGGCATGGTGGCCGTCTCCCTCCTGCTGCCCGAGGAGCCCCCGGCCGTGTGCCGCATGGTGTGCGACCCCCACCGCCATGTCTTCGTCACCCGGTGCGCCGGCAACGAGCTGCGCGTGGAGTACATGATTCGCGAGGACGAGAAGGCCGAGGACATGATCCGGCCCGAGCGCATCCGCGAGTTCATCTCCCCCTACGTGGATCCGGATCGCGTCACCGTCCTGCGCGCCGCCCCCTACATCTTCAACCGCCGCGTGGCCGCGCGCTGGCGCGACGGCCGGATGTTCCTGCTCGGTGATGCCGCCCACCTCATGCCGCCCGTGCTCGGCCAGGGGTTGTGCTCCGGCCTGCGCGACGCCGCCAACCTCTCCTGGAAGCTCGCCGCCGTCCTCCACGGCCAGGCCGACGAGTCGCTCCTGGACTCCTATGAGTTGGAGCGCCGCCCCCATGCCGAGGCCATGCTCCAGGCCAGCGTGAACATGGGCCGGCTCGTCCTCACCGGCAGCCGTCCGCTCGCCTTCCTGCGCGATCGGTTCTTCCAGGCGATCGATCGCATCCCGCGCGTCCATCGCTTCATCCGCAACCTCGAGTTCAAGCCCCGGCCCCTCATCTCCCAGGGCTTCATCCTGGGCGAGTCCCGGGGCCACCGGAACGCGCCCGAGGGGACGTACTTCCCCCAGCCCTGGGTAGAGGGCCCCCGAGGCCGGGTGTTGCTCGATGAGCTGCTCGGTCCGGGCTTCGCGGTGATCGTCCATCCGGACACCCAGGAGGCGTCGGTGCGCGCCGCGCAGGTGCTCGCCGACAGCCTGGGCGCCCGGTGTCTGCGATTCCGCGCGCCGCGCTCCAGCAGCAGGGCCCAGCCGGGCGAGGTGGTGGACAGCGAGGGCGCGCTCGAGGCGTGGTTCCAGCAGCACCAGGTGGAGATCGCCGTGCTGCGCCCCGACCGCTACCTCTTCGGCGCGGTCCGGGGCACGCACCTGGCCTGGCTGGCCTCGGCCCTGCGCCGCCGGGTGCATGGACCGTTGCGCTTCGTGGAGCCCCTGCCCGCCCCCTTGTCGGGAGCCACTTCCTCGGCGGGATGA